In Saccharomyces eubayanus strain FM1318 chromosome XIII, whole genome shotgun sequence, one DNA window encodes the following:
- the FKS3 gene encoding putative 1,3-beta-D-glucan synthase has translation MNATSPKLSLSDVEYPAWCQDDEVPVTMQKIKEIFTQLMEKFGFQQSSMENIYQHLMGQLDSRASRTGAQNALVSLHVSYIGGEHANYRKWYFAAQLDLDEEIGFQNMQLHGKARQRNVKMAKKRGVSIKEQIKQWNENEQEFINNHPKITLTQEQLEDQTNLKSADYKWKLKMKNLSPEQMMRQLALYLLCWGESNQVRFAPECLCFIFKCALDYDISTSSEEKLVKMPEYTYLNDVITPLYEFLRAQVYKKDDKGNWKRREKDHKNIIGYDDINQLFWYPEGIERIILNNGDRLVDKSLEERYLHFKDVAWSKVFYKTYRETRSWKHCFTNFNRFWIIHFAPFWFFTTFNSPTLYTKDYVQLLDNQPTPQVKLSVISFGGTIACLVQILATLFEWGFVPREWPGAQHLSRRMIGLLVCLVINLGPSIYVLGFFEWDVHSKSAYIVSIIQLIIALLTTLFFAIRPLGGLFRPYLNKDKRHRRYVSSQTFTASFPKLAGRSKWFSYGLWVFVFLAKYIESYFFLTLSLRDPIRVLSIMDLSRCQGEYLLGPILCKWQAKITLVLMLLSDLGLFFLDTYLWYIICNCVFSIILSFSLGTSILTPWKNVYSRMPKRIYSKILATSEMDVKFKAKILISQVWNAIVISMYREHLLSIEHLQRLLFQQVDSLMGDTRTLKSPTFFVAQDDSTFKSMEFFPTKSEAKRRISFFAQSLATPISEPVPVDCMPTFTVLVPHYSEKILLGLKEIIREESPKSKITVLEYLKHLHPTEWECFVKDTKLLSMEKSFLKEAVTTGDDDDLELPDALYDSRSTPLSDPNDSRKLPTGDDLIKEKINDLPFSYFGFNSSEPSYTLRTRIWASLRTQTLYRTLSGFMNYSKAIKLLYRIENPSLVSIYRGNLEALENDLENMANRKFRMVVAMQRYAKFNKDEIEATELLLRAYPNMFISYLWEELDDSTSTRTYYSCLTNGYAQLNEESGLRMPIFKIRLSGNPILGDGKSDNQNHSIIFYRGEYIQVIDANQDNYLEECLKIRSVLSEFEELEVNSTIPYIPGIEYEEEPPPIAIVGSREYIFSENIGVLGDIAAGKEQTFGTLFARTLAEIGGKLHYGHPDFLNGIFMTTRGGLSKAQRGLHLNEDIYAGMNAICRGGRIKHSDYYQCGKGRDLGFGSILNFTTKIGAGMGEQLLSREYYYLGTQLPMDRFLSFFYAHPGFHLNNLFISFSVQLFFVLLLNLGALNHETIACSYNKNAPITNLETPVGCYNIQPALHWVSIFVLSIFIVFFIAFAPLLIQEVLEKGIWRAASRFLHHLFSMAPLFEVFVCQVYSNSLLMDLTFGGAKYISTGRGFAITRIDFSELYSKFVSISIYSGFQVFFMLLFAIISMWQPALLWFWITVVSMCFAPFIFNPHQFSFMDFFIDYKNLIHWLFSGNTKYQKESWANLVKSSRSRFTGYKSKTIDDVSEDSGHDSKKARFWNVFFAELFLPFCVFLFNFTAYSYINAQTGVPDSKPTSAVIRLLLVTFLPIFINSIFLFLLFWVSFFVVPGLSYCCKNSGAVIAFIAHTFSVFVYLLDFEVMWFLQGWNFTRTLILLITCINLHLVLFKIFTTIFLTREYKNNRAHLAWWNGKWYNTGMGWSVILQPIREYFVKIMESSYFAADFFLSHFLLYIQTPIILLPFVDYWHTMVLFWMNPRDIIAHRRIYTKKQRTKRSSTVSKYFSLYFILLSVFLFLLIAPFFASEFVPDPQEMLEGTLFEGIFQPNGQNNNDTGPNAPSTILTTTPPLPTFKTVA, from the coding sequence ATGAATGCCACAAGTCCTAAGCTGTCGCTTTCAGACGTTGAATATCCTGCTTGGTGTCAGGATGACGAAGTTCCAGTGACAATGCAGAAAATCAAGGAGATTTTTACACAGCTTATGGAGAAGTTCGGATTTCAACAATCGTCCATGGAAAATATTTACCAGCATTTGATGGGGCAGCTGGACTCCAGAGCAAGCCGTACGGGCGCTCAAAATGCATTGGTGTCGCTACATGTCTCGTATATTGGAGGCGAGCATGCAAATTATAGAAAATGGTATTTTGCCGCCCAGCTTGACTTAGACGAAGAGATTGGATTTCAAAACATGCAACTTCACGGAAAAGCACGTCAGAGAAACGTGAAAAtggcaaagaaaagaggCGTCTCCATCAAGGAACAGATCAAGCAATGGAATGAGAATGAACAAGAGTTTATCAATAACCATCCGAAAATAACTCTGACTCAGGAGCAGCTGGAAGACCagacaaatttgaaaagtgcGGACTATAAATGGaaactgaagatgaagaaccTCTCACCAGAACAGATGATGAGACAGCTGGCCCTTTATTTGCTTTGCTGGGGAGAGTCAAACCAAGTCAGATTCGCTCCGGAATGTCTTTGCTTTATCTTTAAATGCGCGCTTGATTACGACATCAGTACGTCAAGTGAGGAAAAACTAGTGAAAATGCCTGAATATACATACCTGAATGATGTTATTACTCCCTTATACGAATTCCTGAGGGCCCAGGTATACAAGAAAGATGATAAAGGAAactggaaaagaagagaaaaggaTCATAAGAATATCATCGGCTATGATGACATCAACCAGCTGTTTTGGTATCCGGAGGGCATTGAACGTATTATCTTAAACAACGGAGATCGGTTGGTAGATAAATCACTAGAGGAAAGGTATCTTCATTTCAAAGATGTTGCATGGTCTAAGGTTTTTTATAAAACTTATAGAGAAACCAGAAGTTGGAAGCACTGTTTTACAAATTTCAATAGATTCTGGATTATTCATTTTGCACcgttttggttttttacTACATTCAACTCCCCCACTTTGTACACCAAGGATTATGTGCAGTTATTAGATAATCAACCTACACCTCAAGTCAAACTCTCAGTGATTTCCTTCGGGGGTACTATAGCGTGCTTAGTTCAAATTCTTGCCACCTTGTTCGAGTGGGGTTTTGTACCTCGAGAATGGCCTGGCGCTCAACATTTATCACGAAGAATGATTGGCCTCCTTGTTTGTCTCGTAATCAATCTAGGACCATCCATTTATGTTTTGGGGTTTTTCGAATGGGATGTCCATTCGAAATCAGCATATATCGTGTCGATCATTCAATTAATAATTGCACTTCTAACcacccttttttttgctatCAGGCCCTTGGGCGGCCTATTTCGTCCATATCTGAATAAAGACAAAAGGCATCGAAGATACGTCTCATCTCAGACTTTTACCGCTTCGTTTCCCAAGCTGGCGGGAAGAAGCAAATGGTTCTCTTACGGGCTATGGGTATTCGTATTTTTGGCAAAATACATTGAGtcttacttttttttaacctTATCCCTAAGGGACCCCATCCGGGTCCTGTCTATAATGGATCTATCTAGATGTCAAGGTGAGTATTTATTGGGCCCTATACTGTGCAAATGGCAGGCCAAAATTACGCTGGTGCTGATGTTACTTTCCGATTTGGGTTTATTCTTTCTCGACACTTACCTTTGGTACATTATTTGTAATTGTGTTTTTTCCATCATACTGTCATTTTCTCTTGGTACTTCAATTCTTACTCCCTGGAAGAACGTATATTCTCGAATGCCCAAGAGAATATATTCCAAAATCCTGGCTACTTCAGAAATGGATGTGAAAtttaaagcaaaaatattaatatCGCAAGTATGGAATGCCATCGTTATCTCTATGTATAGAGAACATCTTCTTTCCATTGAGCATTTACAGCGGCTACTGTTCCAACAAGTGGATTCCCTAATGGGTGATACAAGAACTTTAAAATCCCCGACATTTTTTGTCGCCCAAGATGATTCAACTTTCAAATCAATGGAATTCTTTCCCACTAAATCAGAAGCGAAAAGAAGGATATCTTTCTTTGCTCAATCGTTGGCAACTCCTATCTCAGAACCTGTTCCAGTGGACTGTATGCCAACTTTTACAGTCCTGGTTCCACATtattcagaaaaaattcTCTTGGGcttgaaagaaattatCAGAGAAGAATCTCCCAAAAGTAAGATTACGGTGCTCGAGTACTTAAAGCATCTGCATCCTACAGAGTGGGAATGTTTTGTTAAAGATACAAAACTCCTTAGCATGGAAAAGAGTTTTCTGAAAGAGGCGGTTACAACTGGGGACGACGATGATCTGGAACTTCCAGATGCTCTATATGATTCGAGATCTACTCCACTTTCAGACCCCAATGACTCTCGAAAGTTGCCTACTGGAGATGATctgatcaaagaaaaaatcaacgatttgcctttttcttattttggCTTTAACTCCTCTGAACCATCATACACATTGAGAACAAGAATTTGGGCGTCATTGCGGACGCAGACTTTATACAGGACCCTCTCAGGTTTCATGAATTACTCCAAAGCTATAAAATTGCTGTATCGAATCGAAAACCCTTCGTTGGTTAGTATATACCGTGGCAATCTTGaagctttggaaaatgactTGGAAAATATGGCTAATAGAAAATTCAGAATGGTTGTTGCTATGCAAAGATATGCTAAATTCAACAAAGACGAAATCGAGGCAACGGAGCTTCTCTTAAGAGCTTATCCAAACATGTTTATATCTTACCTTTGGGAAGAATTAGACGATAGCACATCTACACGTACTTATTATTCATGTCTTACGAATGGTTATGCACAGCTTAATGAAGAAAGTGGATTGAGGATGCCAATATTTAAAATTCGCCTGTCGGGCAATCCGATCCTTGGCGACGGTAAATCGGacaatcaaaatcattcaaTAATATTCTATCGCGGAGAGTATATACAGGTGATTGATGCAAATCAAGATAACTATTTGGAGGAATGTTTGAAGATACGATCTGTTTTGAGCGAGTTTGAAGAACTTGAAGTTAATTCCACAATTCCATACATTCCTGGTATCgaatatgaagaagaaccGCCCCCTATTGCTATAGTCGGTTCAAGAgagtatattttttcagaaaatatTGGAGTGCTAGGCGATATTGCTGCCGGTAAAGAACAGACTTTTGGAACCTTATTTGCCAGGACACTCGCTGAAATTGGTGGCAAACTGCACTATGGGCATCCTGATTTTCTCAATGGCATTTTTATGACCACTCGTGGTGGACTGTCGAAGGCACAAAGAGGACTGCATTTAAATGAGGACATATACGCTGGGATGAACGCAATATGCCGCGGCGGAAGAATAAAACATAGTGATTATTATCAATGTGGTAAAGGCCGAGACTTGGGATTTGGTTCCATTTTAAACTTTACTACTAAAATAGGCGCAGGTATGGGTGAGCAATTACTATCGAGAGAATACTATTATCTTGGAACGCAGCTTCCGATGGATAGatttttatctttcttttatgCCCATCCAGGATTCCATCTAAATAATCTCttcatttccttttccgTTCAGTTGTTTTTTGTCTTGCTGTTAAACTTGGGTGCTTTAAACCATGAAACAATAGCCTGTTCTTACAACAAAAATGCGCCCATCACAAACCTCGAAACACCTGTGGGATGCTATAATATACAGCCGGCACTACATTGGGTGTCGATATTTGTGTTATCGATTTTCATCGtcttttttattgcttTTGCACCTTTGTTAATTCAAGAAGTCTTGGAAAAGGGTATTTGGAGGGCAGCTTCAAGATTTTTACACCACCTTTTTTCGATGGCACCGTTATTTGAAGTATTCGTTTGTCAAGTTTACTCAAATTCCTTACTGATGGATTTAACATTTGGTGGAGCAAAATACATATCTACAGGCCGTGGGTTCGCAATAACACGCATTGATTTTTCTGAGCTTTATTCCAAGTTTGTCAGTATATCAATCTACTCAGGGTTCCAGGTGTTCTTTATGTTGTTATTCGCAATAATATCTATGTGGCAGCCTGCGTTGTTATGGTTTTGGATAACTGTGGTTTCCATGTGCTTTGCAccctttatttttaatcCGCATCAATTTTCATTCATGGACTTCTTTATTGATTACAAAAATTTAATCCACTGGTTATTCTCAGGTAACACTAAATATCAAAAGGAATCGTGGGCAAACCTTGTAAAGAGTTCGCGTTCAAGATTCACCGGCTATAAAAGCAAGACCATTGACGATGTATCCGAAGATTCAGGTCACGACTCAAAGAAAGCAAGATTTTGGAACGTCTTTTTTGCAGAATTatttttgccattttgCGTAttcctcttcaattttACAGCATATTCTTACATAAATGCACAAACAGGGGTCCCTGATTCAAAACCAACTAGTGCTGTAATCCGGTTGTTGCTTGTAACTTTTTTGCCAATTTTTATCAACTCGatattcctttttcttctcttttgggtttcattttttgtgGTACCTGGGTTATCATATTGTTGTAAAAATTCTGGTGCCGTGATTGCTTTTATTGCACATACGTTTTCAGTTTTCGTCTACCTTTTAGATTTCGAAGTGATGTGGTTTTTACAAGGATGGAATTTCACACGTACATTGATACTACTTATTACATGCATCAACTTGCACCTggtccttttcaaaatatttacGACAATATTCCTGACAAGAGAGTATAAAAACAACAGAGCACATTTGGCTTGGTGGAATGGTAAGTGGTATAACACAGGAATGGGTTGGTCTGTTATTTTACAGCCTATAAGAGAATATTTTGTGAAAATTATGGAATCCAGCTATTTTGCTGCGGATTTCTTTCTTAGCCATTTCCTATTGTACATACAAACACCTATCATATTGCTACCCTTTGTCGATTATTGGCACACAATGGTATTGTTTTGGATGAATCCAAGAGATATTATTGCGCATAGAAGAATTTACAccaaaaagcaaagaacaaaaagaagcagcACAGTCTCGAAATATTTCTCCCTATATTTCATACTACTAagtgtttttctttttctgttaaTTGCGCCATTCTTTGCTAGTGAATTTGTACCCGATCCGCAAGAAATGCTAGAAGGCACGCTTTTTGAGGGGATCTTTCAACCCAACGGtcaaaacaacaatgatACCGGTCCAAATGCCCCATCGACCATCCTCACCACAACACCGCCTTTACCAACCTTTAAGACTGTTGCGTAG
- the GAS1 gene encoding 1,3-beta-glucanosyltransferase GAS1, whose amino-acid sequence MLFKSLSTLATAAAFLAGVATADDVPAIEVVGNKFFYSNNGSQFYIKGVAYQADTVNTTSGATINDPLADYDSCSRDIPYLKKLDTNVIRVYAINTSLDHTKCMEALNDAEIYVIADLSAPKTSINRLSPSWTVDLFNSYKEVVDSFANYTNVLGFFAGNEVTNNYTNTDASAFVKAAIRDTRDYISEKKYRSIPVGYSSNDDEDTRVKMADYFACGDNDVKADFYGINMYEWCGKSDFKTSGYQDRTAEFKNLSIPVFFSEYGCNEVSPRLFTEVQALYGSNMTDVWSGGIVYMYFQETNDYGLVSIDGSDVKTLDDFNNYSSEINKISPTSANTKSYTATTSDVACPATGKYWSVATSLPPTPNGGLCSCMNAANSCVVSDDVDSDDYEALFNYICNEVKCDGITANGTTGEYGAYSFCTPKEQLSFVMNLYYEAQGGSKSNCDFSGSASLQTATTQSSCSAALSQIGSMGTNSASGSADLGSGTETSTGSAKSSGASGKSSSGSSTSSSSSSSASSSSTKKSAANNVKVNLAQVVFTSVISLSIAAGVGFALA is encoded by the coding sequence ATGTTGTTCAAGTCTCTCTCAACGTTAGCCACCGCTGCCGCTTTCCTTGCCGGTGTTGCAACTGCTGACGATGTTCCAGCAATTGAAGTTGTTGGTAACAAGTTCTTTTACTCCAACAATGGTAGTCAATTTTACATCAAAGGTGTTGCTTACCAAGCTGACACTGTCAACACAACCTCCGGTGCCACTATCAACGATCCTTTGGCCGATTACGATAGCTGTTCCAGAGATATTCCTtacttgaagaaattggacACCAACGTTATTCGTGTCTACGCTATCAACACCTCTCTAGATCACACTAAATGTATGGAAGCACTAAACGATGCTGAAATCTACGTCATTGCTGATTTGTCAGCTCCAAAGACTTCCATTAATAGACTAAGCCCTTCCTGGACTGTTGACTTGTTCAACAGTTACAAGGAAGTTGTTGACTCTTTTGCTAACTACACTAACGTTTTGGGTTTCTTTGCTGGTAACGAAGTTACTAACAACTACACTAACACAGACGCATCTGCTTTCGTTAAGGCTGCTATTAGGGACACCAGAGATTATATTAGTGAGAAAAAATACAGAAGTATCCCAGTCGGTTACTCTTCTAACGACGACGAAGATACCAGAGTTAAAATGGCTGATTACTTTGCCTGTGGTGACAATGATGTTAAGGCTGATTTCTACGGTATTAACATGTACGAATGGTGTGGTAAATCTGATTTCAAGACTTCTGGTTATCAAGATAGAACTGCAGAATTCAAGAACTTGTCTATCccagttttcttctctGAGTACGGTTGTAACGAGGTTTCGCCAAGACTATTTACTGAAGTCCAAGCTTTATACGGCTCTAATATGACTGATGTCTGGTCTGGTGGTATTGTCTACATGTATTTCCAAGAAACCAACGACTACGGTTTGGTTAGTATTGACGGCAGTGATGTTAAGACTTTGGACGATTTCAACAACTACTCTTCGGAAATCAACAAGATTTCTCCAACTTCAGCCAACACTAAATCTTACACTGCAACCACTAGTGATGTTGCTTGTCCAGCTACTGGTAAGTATTGGTCTGTTGCAACCAGCTTGCCACCAACTCCAAACGGAGGCTTGTGTTCTTGTATGAATGCTGCCAACAGTTGTGTTGTTTCTGACGATGTTGACTCTGATGACTACGAAGCACTATTCAATTATATCTGCAATGAAGTTAAATGTGATGGTATTACTGCAAACGGTACAACTGGTGAGTACGGTGCCTACTCATTCTGTACTCCAAAGGAACAATTATCTTTTGTTATGAACTTATACTATGAAGCCCAAGGTGGCTCGAAGTCTAACTGTGACTTCAGTGGTTCCGCTTCCTTACAAACTGCTACCACTCAATCCAGTTGTTCTGCTGCCTTGAGTCAAATTGGAAGTATGGGTACCAACTCCGCTTCCGGTAGTGCTGATTTGGGCTCTGGTACTGAAACCAGCACTGGCTCTGCTAAAAGTTCTGGTGCTTCTGGTAAGTCCAGCTCGGGTTCTTctacctcttcttcttcctcttcttcagcatcttcctcttctaCCAAGAAGAGTGCGGCTAACAACGTTAAAGTTAACTTGGCGCAGGTTGTTTTCACTTCCGTCATTTCCTTATCCATCGCCGCTGGTGTTGGTTTTGCTTTAGCCTAA
- the PSE1 gene encoding importin PSE1, protein MSALPEEVNNTLLQIVQAFASPDNQIRSVAEKALSEEWITENNIEFLLTFLAEQAAFSQDTTVAALSAVLFRKLALKAPPSSKLMIMSKNITHIREEVLVQIRSSLLKGFLSERADSIRHKLSDAIAECVQDDLPAWPELLQALIESLKSGNPNFRESSFRILTTVPYLITAVDINSILPIFQSGFTDANDNVKIAAVTAFVGYFKQLPKSEWSKLGILLPSLLNSLPRFLDDGKDDALASVFESLIELVELAPKLFKDMFDQIIQFADMVIKNKDLEPPARTTALELLTVFSENAPQMCKLNQNYGQTLVMDTLIMMTEVSIDDDDAAEWIESDDTDDEEEVTYDHARQALDRVALKLGGEYLAAPLFQYLQQMIGSTEWRERFAAMMALSSAAEGCADVLIGEIPKILDMVVPLINDPHPRVQYGCCNVLGQISTDFSPFIQRTAHDKILPALISKLTSECTSRVQTHAAAALVNFSEFASKDILEPYLDSLLTNLLVLLQSNKLYVQEQALTTIAFIAEAAKNKFIKYYDTLMPLLLNVLKVDNKDNSVLKGKCMECATLIGFAVGKEKFHEHSQELISILVALQNSDIDEDDALRSYLEQSWSRICRILGEDFVPLLPIVIPPLLLTAKATQDVGLIEEEEAANFQQYPDWDVVQVQGKHIAIHTSVLDDKVSAMELLQSYATLLRGQFAVYVKEIMEEIALPSLDFYLHDGVRAAGATLIPILLSCLLAATGSQSEELVLLWHKASSKIIAGLMSEPMPEITQVYHNSLVNGIKVMGDNCLSEDQQAGFTKGVSANLTDTYERMQDRHGDGDEYNENVDEEEDFTDEDLLDEINKSIAAVLKTTNGHYLKQLENIWPXINTFLLDSEPILVIFALVVIGDLVQYGGDQTASMKSAFIPKVTECLVSPDTRIRQAASYIIGICAQYAPSTYADVCIPTLDTLVQIVDFPGSKLEENRSSTENASAAIAKILYAYNSNISNMDTYTANWFKTLPTITDKEAASFNYQFLSHLIENNSPVVCAQSNIPTVVDSVIQALNERSLTEQEGQTVISSVKKLLGFLPSNDAMAIFNRYPADIMEKVHKWFA, encoded by the coding sequence ATGTCTGCTTTACCAGAAGAGGTCAATAACACGCTGCTTCAAATTGTGCAAGCCTTTGCTTCTCCAGATAATCAAATTCGTTCTGTTGCAGAAAAGGCTCTTAGCGAAGAATGGATTACCGAAAATAACATCGAGTTTCTTTTGACCTTTTTGGCCGAACAAGCCGCTTTCTCTCAAGATACTACTGTCGCTGCATTATCAGCTGTTTTGTTCAGGAAATTAGCTCTAAAAGCACCTCCTTCTTCGAAACTCATGATTATGTCCAAGAATATTACCCATATTAGAGAAGAAGTTCTTGTACAAATtcgttcttctttgttAAAAGGGTTTTTGTCGGAAAGAGCTGATTCAATTAGACACAAACTATCCGATGCAATTGCAGAGTGTGTTCAAGATGATCTGCCAGCATGGCCGGAACTGTTACAAGCTTTGATAGAGTCTTTGAAGAGTGGTAACCCAAATTTCAGAGAATCCAGTTTTAGGATTTTAACCACTGTACCTTACCTAATTACCGCTGTGGATATCAATAGCATTCTACCGATCTTTCAGTCGGGCTTCACCGATGCAAACGATAACGTCAAAATTGCCGCGGTCACTGCATTTGTCGGCTATTTCAAACAGCTACCAAAATCTGAATGGTCCAAATTAGGTATTTTATTGCCAAGTCTTTTGAATAGTTTACCAAGATTTTTAGATGATGGTAAGGACGATGCCCTTGCAtctgtttttgaatcattGATTGAGCTAGTCGAATTAGCCCCAAAGTTATTCAAGGATATGTTTGACCAAATAATACAATTCGCTGACATGGTTattaagaataaagatTTAGAACCCCCAGCAAGAACCACTGCATTGGAACTATTAACAGTATTCAGCGAAAATGCTCCACAAATGTGTAAATTGAATCAAAACTATGGACAAACTTTAGTGATGGACACTTTGATTATGATGACTGAGGTATCCattgatgacgatgatgcaGCAGAATGGATAGAATCGGACGATactgatgatgaagaggaagttACATACGACCACGCTCGTCAAGCTCTTGACCGTGTTGCCCTAAAACTTGGTGGTGAATATTTGGCTGCCCCATTATTTCAATATTTGCAACAAATGATCGGATCAACCGAATGGAGAGAAAGGTTTGCCGCTATGATGGCTCTTTCCTCTGCCGCCGAAGGTTGTGCTGATGTATTGATAGGTgaaattccaaaaattttagaTATGGTAGTCCCTTTGATTAATGATCCACATCCAAGAGTTCAATACGGATGTTGCAACGTGTTGGGTCAAATATCTACTGATTTCTCTCCATTTATTCAAAGAACCGCTCACGATAAAATTTTGCCGGCCTTGATATCTAAATTGACGTCCGAGTGCACTTCAAGAGTTCAAACTCACGCTGCAGCTGCTCTGGTCAACTTTTCTGAATTTGCCTCTAAAGATATTCTTGAACCTTACTTGGATAGCCTACTGACAAACTTATTGGTTTTATTACAAAGCAACAAGCTTTACGTACAAGAACAAGCTTTAACAACCATTGCATTTATTGCTGAAGCGGCAAAGAATAAATTCATCAAGTACTATGATACTTTAATGCCTTTATTAttgaatgttttgaaagtaGACAACAAAGACAATAGTGTATTGAAAGGCAAATGTATGGAATGTGCTACTCTGATTGGTTTTGCCGttggtaaagaaaaatttcacgAGCATTCTCAGGAACTAATTTCTATATTGGTTGCTCTACAGAACTCAGATattgacgaagatgatgcaCTAAGATCATATTTAGAACAGAGTTGGAGCAGAATCTGTCGAATCCTGGGTGAAGATTTTGTTCCTTTGCTGCCAATTGTTATCCCACCTTTGTTGCTCACTGCCAAAGCCACACAGGACGTCGGGCtgattgaagaagaagaagcagcaAATTTCCAGCAATATCCGGATTGGGACGTTGTTCAAGTTCAAGGCAAGCACATTGCCATCCATACATCTGTTCTAGACGATAAAGTATCAGCAATGGAACTATTACAAAGCTATGCGACGCTTTTACGTGGTCAGTTCGCTGTATAcgttaaagaaattatgGAGGAAATTGCTTTACCATCACTTGATTTTTACTTACACGATGGTGTTCGTGCTGCAGGCGCAACCCTTATTCCCATTTTATTGTCTTGCTTACTTGCAGCGACAGGTTCTCAAAGTGAGGAGCTAGTGTTATTATGGCATAAAGCTTCCTCCAAAATAATTGCTGGTTTAATGTCAGAACCAATGCCAGAAATTACACAAGTATACCATAACTCTTTGGTAAATGGTATAAAAGTCATGGGTGACAACTGCTTAAGCGAAGATCAACAGGCAGGATTTACCAAGGGTGTTTCTGCAAACTTAACCGACACTTACGAAAGAATGCAGGATCGTCATGGTGACGGTGATgaatataatgaaaacgTTGATGAGGAGGAAGACTTTACAGATGAAGACCTCCTAGATGAAATTAACAAGTCTATCGCTGcagttttgaaaacaacTAATGGTCATTATTTAAAGCAGTTGGAAAACATATGGCCCATRATAAACACTTTTCTGTTGGATAGTGAGCCAATTCTAGTCATATTTGCATTAGTGGTAATTGGCGATCTGGTTCAATATGGAGGTGATCAAACTGCTAGTATGAAGAGTGCATTTATTCCGAAAGTAACTGAATGCCTGGTTTCTCCAGACACTCGTATTCGTCAAGCTGCCTCCTACATAATCGGTATTTGTGCCCAGTATGCTCCATCCACATATGCTGACGTTTGCATACCCACTTTAGATACACTTGTTCAGATTGTGGATTTCCCAGGCTCAAAGCTAGAAGAGAATCGTTCTTCTACCGAGAACGCCAGCGCAGCCATCGCCAAAATCCTTTATGCATACAACTCGAACATTTCTAACATGGACACATACACAGCAAATTGGTTCAAGACTTTGCCAACAATTACTGACAAAGAAGCTGCCTCATTCAACTATCAATTTTTGAGCCATttgattgaaaacaattcaCCAGTTGTATGTGCACAATCTAATATCCCAACTGTAGTTGATTCGGTTATTCAAGCTTTAAATGAAAGAAGTTTGACTGAACAAGAAGGTCAAACTGTGATAAGTTCAGTCAAGAAATTGTTAGGATTTTTGCCTTCTAATGACGCTATGGCAATTTTCAACAGATATCCAGCTGATATTATGGAAAAAGTACATAAATGGTTTGCATGA